The following are from one region of the Corylus avellana chromosome ca1, CavTom2PMs-1.0 genome:
- the LOC132167135 gene encoding uncharacterized protein LOC132167135, producing MSSISISHIHPRSLKLLKSSNVQRVLSVPQIRIKRPTICCTKLTPWEPSPVTYAPTETAGDNLLKKTTNIFETLNSENTAEVPETSTEKVTDTSNSPVVRLQFLKWPMWLLGPSLLLGTGMVPTLWLPISSIFLGPNIASLLSLVGLDCIFNLGATLFLLMADSCARPKHPTQASKSKAPFTYQFWNIVANVTGFVVPLVMLYGSQKGFLQPQLSFISFAVLLGPYLLLLSVQLLTEMLTWHWQSPVWLVTPVVYEAYRVLQLMRGLKLGAELTAPAWIMHTLRGLVSWWVLILGIQLMRVAWFAGFTARARQHQPSPAADG from the coding sequence ATGTCAAGCATTAGTATATCCCACATCCACCCTAGAAGCCTGAAATTGTTGAAATCCTCGAATGTGCAACGTGTACTTAGCGTCCCTCAGATTCGCATTAAACGCCCTACCATTTGCTGCACAAAATTGACTCCATGGGAACCTTCACCGGTCACATATGCTCCCACTGAGACTGCTGGTGATAACTTATTGAAGAAAACCACCAACATATTTGAAACCCTTAATTCTGAGAACACAGCTGAAGTACCAGAAACCAGCACTGAAAAGGTTACTGACACAAGCAATTCGCCAGTGGTGCGGCTTCAGTTCCTCAAATGGCCAATGTGGCTTCTGGGCCCTTCACTTCTACTTGGAACCGGCATGGTTCCGACCTTGTGGCTACCAATATCTTCCATCTTCCTTGGACCCAACATAGCCAGCCTGCTCTCCTTGGTTGGACTTGATTGCATTTTCAATCTTGGTGCTACCCTTTTTCTCCTCATGGCTGACTCTTGTGCCCGTCCAAAGCACCCAACACAGGCTTCCAAAAGCAAAGCTCCTTTCACTTACCAATTTTGGAACATTGTTGCAAATGTAACTGGATTTGTTGTCCCTTTGGTGATGCTGTATGGATCCCAAAAGGGTTTTCTCCAGCCACAGCTATCTTTCATCTCATTTGCTGTTTTATTGGGTCCCTACCTTCTGCTTCTGTCAGTACAGCTTCTGACTGAGATGCTCACATGGCATTGGCAATCACCCGTTTGGCTGGTGACCCCCGTCGTGTACGAGGCTTACCGTGTCTTGCAGCTGATGAGGGGGTTGAAGCTCGGGGCCGAGCTCACTGCACCGGCATGGATAATGCACACACTTCGAGGGTTGGTGTCCTGGTGGGTGCTGATTCTAGGTATACAGCTCATGAGGGTTGCTTGGTTTGCTGGTTTCACTGCACGAGCTCGTCAGCACCAGCCTTCTCCTGCTGCTGATGGTTAG